CTCTCTAATACTGATATTGATCATATGGTGGCAAAAGGTCTCCTTTTCTGCTGAAATGCAGCATCTTTctaccaaaaataagaacatgtTGTATGGAGCAGACCACAACTTTGTAGGGCCAGATGATACTTCAGCTGGAGCAAATGCTGGTGTGCAATTTCCACCTAATGTTATCGTGATGCAACATTGCAGAAGTTGTCTGTGCAAACAACCAAAGCTACCTAATATTCAGCTGATTGTTCTTCTTTTTGGCTTCTTGCCCCTAGTCCATTTGTTTGCTCCATGAATTCATTTGAAATAAAGGTTAGCCGAAAGTTTTGCAGTCGCTAGCATTTGTCTTTTTGTTTGTATtacatcaatttttcttttatctctaatCTCCTCCATGGTTTGGAATATCCCAACTTGTCTTGCTGGCATAAGAGGGAGAGTTACATTGTGTAAGATCTTGTATATTCTGGATAAAACATAATTACTCAATGTGTACACGATGGTGATCATATTTACTAATGCAGTTGTGTTTCTCTTTACAATATGTTTATCTGTTGGCATTAAGCTATATGTAGTGTGGGTTCCAATAGTTTATTTATCATGTTTAAGAAATCTTTTCATCTGTCGACAACTTAACATAAATAAAAGGGCAAATTACACTCACACCTTAAGGTTCAATGAAATTACACTCAATCTCtgtctctgtctctctctctctctctctctttctttacaTTAGTttgatctttaatttttataattgcaTAAAAAATCTGGAAAGGTCTGCATTAACAAGAAGGAACTAGTAGAAGATTATGCGGAACAATTCTAGATCTAAATGTTGATTCATGGAGTTACTGTGATTACTAATGATAATTTGGCTTTATAAATAAGGGTTTGCGAAATGTATAAATAATAATGCTTTTATAGCTGGAAAGTTAACCCTCTTTTAACATCGCAACTGCTGACCATTCTACAAAGAAAGAACTAAGAATTGGATAAAAATAAACCCTCACTCGTTGTCTGGAATACAGAATTCCAAGAGAAATAATAGAAAGGTGTCACAAAAGGTTTCAAAAAACAAGTATTTCCGAACTTTCAGAGAGCCTGATCTGTCATCCTCACTTCTATGAATTTCCAAAACTGACTTTTTTCCCTTtcgttatttatttatactcCCTGTCTCAGTATGTCTCTTTTAAGTCTTtgctttaaaattattgtcaCTGTATAAAactaagtatttttttcttcttcaataatACTCTCATTTATTGGTGTCTcatctaaatatataaataaattcataactACAGTATGAATttttgtgagattttttttaaagaaaatcattttatcacattaatttgtatcataataatttttttggaagttTGCATTActtcagtaaaaaaaagaagtttgcGTTActcttctcttaaaaaaaatagtctcttCTCTTAAAAAAAGTAGACTCTTCTCTCACACTTCCTTTTTTATGAGATTCGCCAACTTCCCTATTTACAGCAATATAATTGCCTTCTGCCACAGTCccatttctttatttataacaaACTCTTCACTCAcccatttcctttttttttgaagGCAAAATACACCCATTTCCTTATTCATAGCAGTATCACGGCTTCACCAATTGTCttcatttctttatttattaacaaACTCTACTCACTCGCTTCCTTATTTATAGTAGTATAATTCTATTGAAGAATTTAATATACTATGTTAGTTTTACTTAACAGAAGCAAGTCCACATGAATTGAGCCTAACTCTATCTCTCCTACTCTACACTACACTCGTCAAACAGAACTGGCTGTACATGGGAACTGGATTGCCTGCAGTCCAAAAGGAACTACATGGCCAGCAGcacatatttaatgatttttttttctaattaatgatAGGTGTCAAGTGGAAGTATGCAGCTCAAGCATCTTAGCATCCTAAAGAGACCGGTAgactttttttacatatttcttTTGGCTATAGAATCAATCTTTTCATGAAAGGGATTGTAgacaattttaaaagttgtagaCGATGTGAATCCATGCAAAAAAAATGGTTGTGTACGTATTGTGGTACAAGCTTTCTTTCAATTTGATATAtgttgtacaaaaaaaaaaaaaaacttttttcattcattctagATTTCTAGTCACATTCTACTTTCCCACTTTTATTCCTTACAATTTCCCTTATCATTTGGGAACAGGCTGCTGGCAGAGCACATGGCAGAACGCGGTAAGGCCTACCACAAACTCCTTTTAGAACATATCATTCAACATTGTTAATTTTACACAATGAAAAGTCATGAATTCTCATTCagaacaaataaagaaaatgttGAATACATAGAGAACACTGATCCGCAACTATCACAAGTCGAACAAACATCAcactaaaagaaaatattacgaGACCACCCAACATTTTCTTACACAATCACATTCACAACATCAACACTCAACACCTCTGGTTCCTATGACGTATTCTgaacaattaataaaatatctaaaagtATCTCTACAAGACTACATCTAACACGTAAAAACAAGTTGAAATTCAGATAATTACATCAAACAGGTGCTGTTCTCGAACATTGAGACAATGCATCTTCAACCCGATCATCATCTATCTTCTCAGACCTCAAGCTTGGTGGAATGTAAGCTCTGAAAATCAATTCCATATTGGGAACTTCCTTAAGTGTATTAGCTGCAACCTCAAGTGCTGGATGTTGAAAGGCGGGGTAAAATTTCTTTGCACAGACAAAACCAAAGATCAATGACAATATGGGAAGAGGAAGCACAAGTGGTGTATAGTAGAATTTCTGCGTCCCAAAGTACCCAAACATTGTAATTTGGTATAATATCAAAGATGCTAGTATACGGTTGTGTATGTGTGGCCACATTCTTCCATAACTTTCAAATGTTGGTACATAGACTTTGAGTGCCTGTTGATTAATACAAGTATACACAAactcttaaaataatatatttactaaCAGACTTGAtttcaaaataactttttaaaaggaCTAAATTGAGACTTAAAATAAGCATAGAGAAAATAGGTCATGCCCTGTGAAAAAGTTTAACAGagtcatttaattacaaatcttCATGGtaagtttattgacttttacaataaatacattaaaagtcatatcaacagtgattttttattagttgacagAGTGAAATTACATTATTAGTGTGTGATCATTAAACTTCATAAACATAAGgaatgaaaactaaaatttagCCATATAAAATTAccacataaaacataaaactgGGTTCATTAAACAAAATTCCAAGAACTTCACCTGATTTCGCAGAACAAGCCATCCTAGACCAAAATATAGAGCACCAAATGGGATTATCACAGGAGCAATAACAGAGTAACAGAAGACAATTGTGACAATCAGCATGTCACCAGGAACTCTAGTTCCATAACCAAGATCTCCTGGACGCCAAGCTTCTTTCAACTCAGCTTCAGTCTTGCAAAGATATTTTCTCTTCAAATGGTAGATAATAAGGGGAACTATTCGGGACAGTTCAAGACCATAGCCAATGAAAAATctaagacaaagaaaaaacaattaatttgtgTCATGTCgagtatttaaaaataaagaaaaggtgAAGTCTTTTCCTATTTATATGTCTAGTAGGAATAGtccaaattatatattttacactTTGCACACAACATTAAGTGAGAAAATATTTGTTACAGATATGCTTTTGGAATACACAGTAACTCCTGCTTCAAAAAAATCTAGGAAAAGATAATAACTAGATATAATGCGAAAGCCATTTGTAGATGAAGCATGTCCTCTACATTTCCTTCTACCATCACCAGAAAGTGGATATGCGCTTTaacttataaatgaaaaaaatgaagtatCACCACGgataaataaactaaataaaatgaaGTTAAGAAGTTATCTTACTTAAGGGCCACGTAGGTCAAGAAAAAAGTAGCATTGCCTGGGAGGCTTTCAGCTAGCAAGGACGAAATTTCATCCAACGTTGGGTGCTCCCGAATTCTCTTGAATGCTTTGAACAAGGTTCCACCAATAGTAACTCCAATGAAAACATTCAGTacggtaaaataaaaatattttcctgaTGCAGCCCTAACTGCATGACTTTCAGTTGGAATGCCTTCAAATTTAGACAAGAACAGAAGCAACTTGGGCAACAAAGCCAAGAAAATAATCAGCGCAAGTTGAGGGAGGTAAGCTTCCAACACTGTTCTCAAAGCCTTTATATTAACAATTGGCTTTATGAATGGGAGATATTTCACCAAATTATCCAAAGTAGTAAATGCAGATATAAATGTAATTGGAATCATGTAGAAGAATATAGTCAGTGCCACAATGAAATACACCAAGTATTGCCTCAGCTCTCTCTGAAAGTACTTGATTTTCAAATTAGGCCATATTAGTTGATTGGGTTCCGGAGCATCAAAGACTGACCAAGTGTCAACCATTTGAGCATGCAAACTCTGAGATGCAGATGCTGCAACCACCCTACTTGAGAAAAATACTACAGCAGCATCTTGCTGCTTCTCTCTGAGAGTGACCTTTTGCTCAGATTCCAATCTGGCCTCGAGTTCATTAATCTTCTTATTGCAATACTGTATGGTATCCACCTTTTTACCAACAAGTCCAAGGAAGCCAGTCTTGTTTGTAGGTCTTGTTCCTTCTGGTTTTGCAGTTGTTTTGGACCCTTCATATACTGCTTCAGCATGGGCAAGCTTCTTCTTATACTTTTCTAATGACCCCCAAATCTTGTTCGCCTGTTGACAATAAACatagagaaattaaattatatgttaaaattttcACAGGAAGGAAAAACTATTTAGATATTTGGCATTCTCTCTTAGGTTCCTAAATGCCACAGAAATCAGAAAATGGAAAGATGTGCTCTAATGCAAAGGCCATGTGTTATAGGATATTCGTTAGTTGTGTTAGTTGGTTATagattgttagttagtttgtcAATTAGTTCCTTGATTGTAAGTACTAGTCCAACAAGCTCTATAAGCAGGACATGCATCACACTCATTTgcatattttcatattaatcaATATAATGGGTTACTTTAATAGAATTCCTCTCATGTTCTGTCATCTCTGTGATGTATGGCAACATCAAATGGGTGTTACATGCATCATCTATCAAAATTCTGATTTGGAAtcagaaataataaagttaatcCAGAGGGTATGGAAAAAGGCAATGGAACGAACACCTTACCTCTTTGTTGTCTGTTACAATCATAGATCTGTAAAATGTCTCAGGATAGATGGTTCTAAAGTAATAGTCAACCTGCTCCTTCCTAGTCTGACCTTGAGGAGCATGAGGTATGTCTCTCACAACTATAGCAAACTGTTCAGGCTTCACATCAGGAGACTTAAGAGC
The nucleotide sequence above comes from Glycine soja cultivar W05 chromosome 11, ASM419377v2, whole genome shotgun sequence. Encoded proteins:
- the LOC114376793 gene encoding CSC1-like protein ERD4, encoding MDFTSFLTSLGTSFVIFLVLMIVFAFLSSRPGNNVVYYPNRILKGLEGGYKSRNPFSWIKEAVSSSERDVIAMSGVDTAVYFVFLTTVLSILVLSGVILLPVLLPLSVTDHGMKAQSKTQTSSNGTFSELDKLSMANITASSSRLWGFFIACYWVSIVTFVLLWRAYKHVSCLRAEALKSPDVKPEQFAIVVRDIPHAPQGQTRKEQVDYYFRTIYPETFYRSMIVTDNKEANKIWGSLEKYKKKLAHAEAVYEGSKTTAKPEGTRPTNKTGFLGLVGKKVDTIQYCNKKINELEARLESEQKVTLREKQQDAAVVFFSSRVVAASASQSLHAQMVDTWSVFDAPEPNQLIWPNLKIKYFQRELRQYLVYFIVALTIFFYMIPITFISAFTTLDNLVKYLPFIKPIVNIKALRTVLEAYLPQLALIIFLALLPKLLLFLSKFEGIPTESHAVRAASGKYFYFTVLNVFIGVTIGGTLFKAFKRIREHPTLDEISSLLAESLPGNATFFLTYVALKFFIGYGLELSRIVPLIIYHLKRKYLCKTEAELKEAWRPGDLGYGTRVPGDMLIVTIVFCYSVIAPVIIPFGALYFGLGWLVLRNQALKVYVPTFESYGRMWPHIHNRILASLILYQITMFGYFGTQKFYYTPLVLPLPILSLIFGFVCAKKFYPAFQHPALEVAANTLKEVPNMELIFRAYIPPSLRSEKIDDDRVEDALSQCSRTAPV